Proteins co-encoded in one Sulfurimonas sp. HSL1-2 genomic window:
- a CDS encoding 5'-nucleotidase, producing MAFDLSSVLVIGISSRALFDLETSNRVFEEEGLEAYRAYQLEHEKVPLEKGTAFPLVEALLGLNVKAGKPVVEVIVMSRNSPDTGLRVFNSVAHYGLPITRAAFSGGTSLSPYLDAFKVDLFLSKSEEDVQQAVDGGVAAAVLYAPPQTAGRHDDQIRIAFDADAVLFSEASELIYKRDGIEAFWAHEKAHADEPLEAGPFAKLLITLSYLQRHFAPAPSPVRIAIVTARNSPAHERVIQTLRRWGVHVDEAFFLGGLGKEEVLEAYGAHIFFDDQDIHLDGASRVVPSGKVPYKSDSPIRALMPEEK from the coding sequence ATGGCATTTGATCTCTCTTCGGTCCTGGTGATCGGTATCTCCTCCCGGGCGCTCTTCGACCTGGAAACTTCCAACCGAGTTTTCGAGGAAGAGGGGCTCGAGGCGTACCGCGCCTACCAGCTCGAACATGAGAAGGTACCGCTGGAAAAAGGGACGGCTTTTCCTCTGGTGGAGGCGCTGCTGGGCCTCAACGTCAAGGCGGGGAAGCCGGTCGTCGAAGTGATCGTCATGTCGCGCAACTCCCCCGATACGGGGCTCCGGGTCTTTAACTCCGTGGCCCACTACGGCCTGCCGATCACGCGGGCGGCGTTCAGCGGCGGTACGTCGCTCTCCCCCTACCTGGACGCCTTCAAAGTCGATCTCTTCCTCTCGAAGTCCGAAGAGGACGTGCAGCAGGCGGTGGACGGCGGGGTGGCGGCCGCCGTGCTCTACGCGCCGCCGCAAACGGCCGGGCGCCACGATGACCAGATCCGGATCGCCTTCGACGCCGATGCGGTGCTCTTTTCCGAGGCGAGCGAGCTGATCTACAAGCGTGACGGCATCGAGGCGTTCTGGGCGCATGAGAAAGCCCATGCCGACGAGCCCCTGGAGGCGGGGCCGTTCGCGAAGCTGCTGATCACCCTCTCGTATCTGCAGCGCCACTTCGCCCCGGCACCGTCGCCGGTGCGCATCGCCATCGTCACGGCGCGGAACTCGCCGGCGCACGAACGGGTCATCCAGACCCTTCGGCGCTGGGGGGTGCATGTCGACGAGGCCTTTTTTCTCGGCGGTCTGGGCAAGGAGGAGGTCCTCGAAGCGTACGGGGCCCATATCTTCTTTGATGACCAGGATATCCACCTCGACGGGGCGTCGCGGGTCGTGCCGTCGGGCAAGGTGCCCTACAAGAGCGATTCGCCGATCCGTGCACTGATGCCAGAGGAGAAGTAG
- a CDS encoding TIGR00730 family Rossman fold protein produces MAKEQKIEQRYVKDIKSSDVWSVFKIIADFVKGFDELGDLGPAVTIFGSARVGEDHPWYAKTVELSGKLAASGFNVISGGGPGIMEAANRGAYDYRDEGIESVGLNIELPTEQHPNPYTTKEEDFDYFFSRKVMLVKYSTAYVIMPGGFGTLDELFEALTLIQTKKVDGVCVFLMGEAFYAPLLEFIRNSLLAEGMISEEDLAMLTLTDDVDLVVREIRESLRMQLQSLRASGLSDTPYYQKLQRFFEERCTGDGDDPAER; encoded by the coding sequence ATGGCCAAAGAGCAGAAGATCGAGCAGCGCTATGTCAAGGATATCAAGTCGTCCGACGTCTGGTCGGTCTTCAAGATCATCGCCGATTTCGTCAAGGGGTTTGACGAACTGGGCGACCTCGGACCGGCGGTGACGATCTTCGGCAGTGCCAGGGTCGGCGAGGATCACCCCTGGTACGCCAAAACCGTCGAACTTTCCGGGAAACTGGCGGCCTCGGGCTTCAACGTCATCAGCGGCGGCGGTCCCGGCATCATGGAAGCGGCAAACCGCGGGGCCTACGACTACCGGGATGAGGGGATCGAATCGGTCGGCCTCAACATCGAACTCCCGACGGAACAGCACCCCAACCCCTATACGACCAAGGAGGAGGATTTCGACTACTTCTTCTCCCGGAAGGTGATGCTGGTCAAATACTCCACGGCCTACGTCATCATGCCCGGAGGGTTCGGAACCCTGGACGAGCTCTTCGAGGCGCTGACCCTGATCCAGACGAAGAAAGTCGACGGGGTGTGCGTTTTCCTGATGGGGGAGGCTTTCTACGCACCGCTTCTGGAGTTTATACGCAACTCTCTGCTCGCCGAGGGGATGATCAGCGAGGAGGACCTGGCCATGCTGACGCTGACCGACGATGTCGACCTGGTCGTACGGGAGATCCGCGAATCGCTGCGGATGCAGCTGCAGTCGCTCCGGGCGAGCGGCCTCTCAGATACCCCCTATTACCAGAAACTGCAGCGCTTTTTCGAGGAGCGCTGCACGGGGGACGGTGACGACCCCGCGGAACGTTAA
- a CDS encoding response regulator transcription factor: MDATRLLLIEDDVQMAELLGRFLRQEGMAVEHVTRPSRAMKALEAAPYDLVVLDLSLPEMDGLMLCRKIREHSDVPIIISSARTDLDDKLTGLENGADDYLPKPYDPRELMARIKTVLRRRGRSETEAEETQSRFRIDEEATLIYFDGEPLRLTLAEYEILKLMLKHPNRTISRADIANSIESHRFDSGVESINILVGRIRKKLDPEHFDTFIQTVRGIGYRFDEH, translated from the coding sequence GTGGACGCGACCCGCTTGCTTTTGATCGAAGACGATGTCCAGATGGCGGAACTGCTGGGGCGTTTTCTGCGCCAGGAGGGGATGGCGGTCGAGCACGTCACGCGTCCCTCCCGGGCGATGAAGGCGCTGGAAGCGGCACCGTACGACCTCGTGGTCCTCGACCTCTCCCTGCCGGAGATGGACGGGCTGATGCTCTGCCGCAAGATCCGCGAGCACTCCGATGTGCCCATCATCATCTCCAGCGCACGCACCGACCTCGACGACAAGCTGACCGGGCTGGAGAACGGGGCGGACGACTACCTCCCCAAACCCTACGACCCGCGTGAACTGATGGCGCGGATCAAGACCGTGCTGCGGCGCCGGGGGCGGAGCGAGACGGAAGCGGAGGAGACGCAGAGCCGTTTCCGCATCGACGAAGAGGCGACACTCATCTACTTTGACGGCGAGCCGTTAAGACTGACCCTGGCGGAGTACGAGATCCTTAAACTGATGCTGAAGCATCCCAACCGCACCATCTCCCGTGCCGATATCGCCAACAGCATCGAGTCGCACCGTTTCGACAGCGGGGTCGAGAGCATCAATATCCTTGTCGGGCGCATCCGCAAAAAGCTCGACCCGGAGCATTTTGACACCTTCATCCAGACCGTGCGCGGCATAGGGTACCGGTTTGACGAACATTAA